Proteins from a single region of Nerophis ophidion isolate RoL-2023_Sa linkage group LG08, RoL_Noph_v1.0, whole genome shotgun sequence:
- the LOC133557426 gene encoding homer protein homolog 1-like, which produces MGEQPIFSTRAHIFQIDPATKKNWVATSKHAVTVSYFFDSTRNVYRIISLDGTKAVINSTITPNMTFTKTSQKFGQWADSRANTVYGLGFSSEGHLSKFADKFAEFKEAARLAKEKNQEKTEFTSTPSQESTGGLAPPSPLTSESVNGNEDERAAPDTPQPFEARGGAEPSHNALVFSHSSPSVNKHWEAELAALKGNNAKLTAALLESTANVKQWKQQLGAYQEEAERLHRRVTELECVSGQTTAARSDKTALNRTIEELEEALRSKEDELERLKMDVQSANQFHSQRDSLTHKLQAVEQRNQALEAQLGELEQRVEADRREKESFRQSLRSLLQLLDGKILELSQLREALAKLLECS; this is translated from the exons ATGGG CGAGCAGCCCATCTTCAGCACGCGGGCGCACATCTTCCAGATCGACCCGGCCACAAAGAAGAACTGGGTGGCCACCAGCAAGCACGCCGTCACCGTTTCCTACTTCTTTGACAGCACCAGGAACGTGTACCGGATCATCAGCCTGGACGGAACCAAG GCCGTCATCAACAGCACCATCACCCCCAACATGACCTTCACCAAGACGTCGCAGAAGTTCGGCCAGTGGGCCGACAGCCGCGCCAACACCGTCTACGGCCTGGGCTTCTCGTCCGAGGGCCACCTCAGCAAG TTTGCAGACAAGTTTGCGGAGTTCAAGGAGGCGGCGCGGCTGGCCAAGGAGAAGAACCAGGAGAAGACGGAGTTCACCAGCACGCCCTCCCAG GAGTCCACCGGCGGTCTTGCCCCGCCGTCGCCTTTGACCTCTGAGAGCGTGAACGGCAACGAGGACGAGAGAGCGGCGCCCGACACGCCGCAGCCCTTTGAAGCTCGGGGAGGAGCGGAGCCTTCCCACAATGCACTTGTCTTCTCCCACAG CTCCCCGAGCGTCAACAAGCACTGGGAGGCGGAGCTAGCGGCACTAAAAGGCAACAACGCTAAGCTGACGGCGGCGCTGCTGGAGTCCACAGCTAACGTGAAGCAGTGGAAGCAGCAGCTGGGCGCCTACCAAGAGGAGGCGGAGCGGCTGCATAGACGG GTGACAGAGCTGGAGTGCGTCAGCGGGCAGACCACGGCGGCGAGGTCGGACAAGACGGCGCTGAACCGCACCATCGAGGAGCTGGAGGAGGCGCTGAGGAGCAAGGAGGAC GAGTTGGAGCGTCTGAAGATGGACGTGCAGAGTGCCAACCAGTTTCACTCCCAAAGAGACTCGCTCACACACAAGCTGCAG GCGGTGGAGCAGAGGAACCAGGCGCTGGAGGCCCAGCTGGGCGAACTGGAGCAGCGCGTGGAGGCCGACCGGCGCGAGAAGGAAAGCTTCCGGCAGAGTTTGCGCTCGCTGCTGCAGTTGCTGGACGGCAAGATCCTGGAGCTCAGCCAGCTGAGGGAGGCGCTGGCCAAACTGCTGGAGTGCAGCTAA